A section of the Cryobacterium soli genome encodes:
- a CDS encoding sugar kinase: protein MAERTGGVVTLGETMALLRAETPAPLAHVHELALGIGGAESNLAIALARLGTPVSWVGRVGADSLGEKVLRELRAEGLDVHGTVDSEAPTGLMIKERRTSDTVKVWYYRSGSAGSRLTPADVAPGLIEEAALLHVTGISLALSDSARDTVLSAVARARAAGVPVSFDVNHRDSLWRGRDAAAAYREVAAASSMVFAGEDEARLLTGADETASAADLARSIAALGPDQVLIKLGAEGCLALVDGTEHRQTAVPVRVVDTVGAGDAFVAGYLAELVAGLPVAERLRTAVTTGAFACLTPGDWEGMPRRHELALLHQSEPVTR, encoded by the coding sequence GTGGCTGAGCGCACCGGCGGGGTCGTGACGCTCGGCGAGACCATGGCGCTGCTCCGCGCCGAGACGCCGGCGCCGCTGGCGCATGTGCATGAGCTCGCGCTGGGCATCGGCGGCGCCGAGAGCAACCTGGCGATCGCGCTGGCCCGGCTCGGCACCCCGGTCAGCTGGGTGGGCCGGGTGGGTGCCGACAGCCTGGGCGAGAAGGTGCTGCGCGAGCTGCGGGCCGAGGGGCTGGACGTACACGGCACGGTCGACTCGGAGGCCCCCACCGGGCTGATGATCAAGGAGCGCCGCACGAGCGACACTGTCAAGGTCTGGTACTACCGGTCCGGCAGCGCCGGCAGCCGCCTGACGCCGGCGGATGTGGCGCCCGGCCTCATCGAGGAGGCCGCCCTGCTGCACGTGACCGGCATCAGCCTCGCCCTCTCCGACAGCGCCAGGGACACGGTGCTGTCCGCCGTGGCCCGCGCCCGGGCGGCCGGGGTGCCCGTGTCGTTCGACGTGAACCATCGGGACTCACTCTGGCGCGGCCGGGATGCCGCCGCCGCCTACCGTGAGGTCGCCGCAGCCTCGTCGATGGTCTTCGCCGGCGAAGACGAAGCCCGGCTCCTCACCGGCGCCGACGAGACCGCCTCAGCCGCCGACCTCGCCCGGTCGATCGCCGCGCTCGGCCCCGACCAGGTGCTCATCAAGCTCGGCGCCGAGGGCTGCCTCGCCCTAGTCGACGGCACCGAGCACCGTCAAACCGCCGTTCCGGTGCGGGTGGTGGACACCGTGGGAGCCGGTGACGCGTTCGTGGCCGGGTACCTGGCCGAGCTGGTGGCGGGCTTGCCCGTGGCCGAGCGGTTGCGCACGGCCGTGACCACGGGCGCGTTCGCCTGCCTCACGCCCGGGGACTGGGAGGGCATGCCGCGCCGGCACGAGCTCGCTCTGCTGCACCAGAGCGAGCCGGTGACCCGCTGA
- the eda gene encoding bifunctional 4-hydroxy-2-oxoglutarate aldolase/2-dehydro-3-deoxy-phosphogluconate aldolase has translation MTGVLDRLAVARIVPVIVLDDAADAGPLADALLAGGIDCAEITLRTPAGLAAVQALAHRDDILVGAGTVLTAAQTDEAVAAGARFVVSPGLGLDVVHRAQRLGVTVLPGVATATELQAAAAAGLVAVKFFPAGALGGLGMLNALAGPFPGMRFMPSGGVTAENASDYLAHPSVFAVGGSWMVPRALIGAGRFAEITALCRRTVDALAVPRG, from the coding sequence GTGACCGGCGTGCTCGACCGGCTCGCGGTCGCGCGCATCGTGCCCGTGATCGTGCTCGACGACGCGGCCGACGCCGGGCCGCTGGCCGACGCGCTCCTGGCCGGCGGCATCGACTGCGCCGAGATCACCCTCCGCACCCCGGCCGGCCTGGCCGCCGTGCAGGCGCTCGCGCACCGTGACGACATCCTCGTGGGCGCAGGCACCGTGCTCACGGCGGCGCAGACCGACGAGGCCGTGGCCGCGGGGGCCCGGTTCGTGGTGAGCCCCGGGCTCGGCCTCGATGTGGTGCACCGCGCGCAGCGGCTCGGGGTGACGGTGCTGCCCGGTGTGGCCACGGCCACCGAACTGCAGGCCGCAGCGGCCGCCGGCCTCGTCGCGGTCAAGTTCTTCCCTGCCGGGGCGCTCGGCGGTCTGGGCATGCTCAACGCCCTGGCCGGCCCGTTCCCCGGCATGCGCTTCATGCCCAGCGGCGGGGTCACGGCCGAGAACGCCTCCGACTACCTGGCGCATCCGTCGGTCTTCGCCGTCGGCGGCAGCTGGATGGTGCCGCGCGCGTTGATCGGCGCCGGCCGGTTTGCCGAGATCACCGCGCTCTGCCGCCGCACCGTCGACGCCCTGGCGGTGCCCCGTGGCTGA
- a CDS encoding SDR family oxidoreductase, with the protein MSTSPFDLTGTLAVVTGAKRGIGFAMAEALAAAGADIIGVSATLEASGSAIEQRVTALGRSFTARAVDFADRAAVLEFAGWLEGLERPVDVLVNNAGTIERAPAAVHPLDSWDRVLEVNLSSQFVLSQAVGRSMLARGRGKIIFTVSLLSFQGGVTVPGYAASKSAIAGLTRALSNEWAGQGVTVNAIAPGYIATDNTQALQDDADRSRSILERIPAGRWGRADDLGGATVFLASSAADYVSGIVLPVDGGWLGR; encoded by the coding sequence ATGAGCACCTCACCCTTCGACCTCACCGGCACTCTCGCGGTGGTCACCGGCGCCAAGCGCGGCATCGGTTTCGCCATGGCCGAGGCCCTCGCGGCGGCCGGCGCCGACATCATCGGGGTGAGCGCCACGCTCGAAGCCTCCGGCAGCGCCATCGAGCAGCGGGTCACCGCGCTCGGCCGTTCGTTCACGGCGCGCGCCGTGGACTTCGCCGACCGGGCCGCCGTGCTCGAGTTCGCCGGCTGGTTGGAGGGGCTCGAGCGGCCCGTCGACGTGCTGGTGAACAATGCCGGCACCATCGAGCGGGCGCCGGCGGCGGTGCATCCGCTGGACTCGTGGGACCGGGTGCTCGAGGTGAACCTGTCGAGCCAGTTCGTGCTCAGCCAGGCCGTGGGCCGCAGCATGCTCGCCCGCGGGCGCGGCAAGATCATCTTCACGGTGTCGCTGCTCAGCTTCCAGGGCGGCGTCACCGTGCCCGGTTATGCCGCATCCAAGTCGGCCATCGCCGGCCTCACCCGGGCGCTGTCCAACGAATGGGCCGGCCAGGGCGTGACCGTGAACGCCATCGCGCCCGGCTACATCGCCACCGACAACACGCAGGCGCTGCAAGATGACGCCGACCGGTCGCGGTCGATCCTCGAGCGCATCCCGGCGGGCCGTTGGGGCCGCGCCGACGACCTGGGCGGGGCCACGGTCTTCCTGGCCAGCAGTGCCGCCGACTACGTGTCGGGCATCGTGCTGCCGGTTGACGGCGGTTGGCTGGGCCGGTGA
- a CDS encoding zinc-dependent alcohol dehydrogenase, with protein MFTASYVGNQTIDVREAEPAAPAAGMVQIKVAYAGICGTDLHILHGHMDQRVTTPAIIGHEMSGTIAAVGEAVHGWNVGDAVTVMPLAWDGTCPACLAGNEHICQNLDFIGIDSPGALQEYWNVPAEVLVALPATLRLDHAALVEPVAVSVHDVRRSGLVPGEKAVVIGGGPIGVLIATTAREFGGEVVVIELDAARRQAIADLGFEVLDPRAVDQVAWVTEWTGGAGADVVFEVSGAAAAVLGATDLARVRGRLVIVAIHPDPRPVNLQRVFWRELTIIGARVYQRADYETAVELLTRGVIPADLMITRIEPITRTAAAFEALASGQAMKILIDCQSEARA; from the coding sequence GTGTTCACTGCCAGTTACGTCGGCAACCAGACCATCGATGTGCGCGAGGCCGAGCCTGCAGCTCCGGCCGCCGGCATGGTTCAGATCAAGGTGGCCTACGCGGGCATCTGCGGCACCGACCTGCACATCCTGCACGGCCACATGGACCAGCGGGTGACCACGCCCGCCATCATCGGCCACGAGATGAGCGGCACCATCGCCGCCGTCGGCGAAGCTGTGCACGGCTGGAACGTGGGCGACGCCGTGACCGTCATGCCGCTGGCCTGGGACGGCACCTGCCCGGCCTGCCTGGCCGGCAACGAGCACATCTGCCAGAACCTCGATTTCATCGGCATCGACTCCCCCGGTGCGCTGCAGGAGTACTGGAACGTACCCGCCGAGGTGCTCGTGGCGCTGCCCGCCACTCTGCGCCTGGACCACGCGGCCCTGGTGGAGCCCGTGGCCGTGTCGGTGCACGACGTGCGCCGATCCGGCCTCGTGCCCGGCGAGAAGGCCGTCGTGATCGGGGGCGGCCCCATCGGCGTGCTCATCGCCACGACGGCCCGCGAGTTCGGCGGCGAGGTCGTGGTGATCGAGCTGGATGCCGCCCGCAGGCAGGCCATCGCCGACCTCGGTTTCGAGGTGCTCGACCCCCGCGCCGTCGACCAGGTGGCCTGGGTCACCGAGTGGACCGGCGGCGCCGGCGCCGATGTGGTGTTCGAGGTCTCCGGCGCCGCGGCCGCGGTGCTGGGCGCCACCGACCTGGCCCGGGTACGGGGGCGGCTGGTGATCGTCGCCATCCACCCCGACCCCCGGCCGGTGAACCTGCAGCGGGTGTTCTGGCGGGAACTCACCATCATCGGCGCCCGGGTCTACCAGCGGGCCGACTACGAGACCGCGGTGGAGTTGCTCACCCGCGGCGTGATCCCGGCCGACCTGATGATCACCCGGATCGAACCGATCACCCGCACCGCCGCCGCCTTCGAAGCGCTGGCCAGCGGCCAGGCCATGAAGATCCTCATCGACTGCCAGAGCGAGGCCCGCGCATGA
- a CDS encoding CaiB/BaiF CoA transferase family protein, whose amino-acid sequence MNDEVVKPLEGILVLDFSQFLAGPVAAMRLADLGARVIKIERPQTGDIGRTLAFAGRTADGDTISFHAMNRNKEGITADLKNADDLERVKRLVAQADVIIQNFRPGVMERIGLDYESVKAINPRIVYGSASGYGDDGPWKDRPGQDLLAQSISGIPWLSGSHDDGPVPVGLSIADHLTSCHIAQGVTALLLRRERTGLGGHAQTSLLEAMLDLQFELLSTHLNDSTVSVTRGGRHSGHAFLAAPYGTYPTSDGYLAIAMNPLPKLGELLGLVELVDLADPADAWVQQERVEELLAERFATDSTQHWLDILDSSDVWCAPVLTLEQLVQHDGFAAIGMTQQISRAAGDTLDGARLDLATTRSPIRIDGHTLTSSRPAPRLGQHNAAVRAEFFAEEPV is encoded by the coding sequence ATGAACGATGAGGTGGTCAAACCTCTCGAGGGGATCCTGGTGCTGGACTTCAGCCAGTTCCTCGCCGGCCCCGTCGCGGCGATGCGGCTGGCCGACCTCGGCGCCCGGGTGATCAAGATCGAGCGACCGCAGACCGGCGACATCGGCCGCACCCTCGCCTTCGCCGGCCGCACCGCCGACGGCGACACGATCTCGTTCCACGCCATGAACCGCAACAAAGAGGGCATCACGGCCGACCTCAAGAACGCCGACGACCTCGAGCGGGTCAAACGGCTCGTGGCACAGGCCGATGTCATCATCCAGAACTTCCGGCCCGGCGTGATGGAGCGCATCGGCCTGGACTACGAGTCCGTCAAGGCGATCAACCCCCGCATCGTCTACGGCAGCGCCAGCGGCTACGGCGACGACGGCCCCTGGAAGGACCGGCCGGGCCAAGACCTCCTCGCCCAGTCCATCTCCGGCATCCCCTGGCTCAGCGGGTCGCACGACGACGGCCCGGTACCGGTGGGGCTCTCGATCGCCGACCACCTCACCAGCTGCCACATCGCCCAGGGCGTGACCGCCCTGCTGCTCCGCCGCGAGCGCACCGGCCTCGGTGGTCACGCCCAGACCAGCCTGCTCGAGGCCATGCTCGACCTGCAGTTCGAACTGCTGAGCACCCACCTCAACGACAGCACGGTGAGCGTCACCCGCGGCGGCCGGCACTCCGGCCACGCCTTCCTCGCCGCCCCCTACGGCACCTATCCCACCAGCGACGGCTACCTGGCCATCGCCATGAACCCGCTACCCAAGCTCGGCGAGCTGCTCGGCCTGGTGGAACTGGTCGACCTGGCCGACCCCGCCGACGCCTGGGTGCAGCAAGAGCGGGTAGAGGAGCTGCTCGCCGAGCGGTTCGCCACCGACAGCACCCAGCACTGGCTCGACATCCTCGATTCCTCAGACGTCTGGTGTGCCCCGGTGCTCACCCTGGAACAGCTCGTGCAGCACGACGGCTTCGCCGCCATCGGCATGACCCAGCAGATCAGCCGCGCCGCCGGCGACACCCTGGACGGCGCCCGGCTCGACCTGGCGACCACCCGCAGCCCCATCCGCATCGACGGGCACACCCTCACGAGCAGCCGGCCGGCACCCCGGCTCGGCCAACACAATGCCGCCGTGCGCGCCGAATTCTTCGCGGAGGAGCCGGTATGA
- a CDS encoding extracellular solute-binding protein, which translates to MSVLRGITWEHPRGYDCMVAAARQYAELVPGTSIQWEFRSLQAFADAPIERLAADFDLLVIDHPHIPEAAEGGHFARLDGVGFDAELAELAGQSVGRSHESYAHRGHQYALASDAAAQVSVYRPDLLAEPPREWGAVLELAREGRVLWPLKPIDSFSSLVTMAANAGTPPAVVPGEFLAAEQLLPVLELLHEIAALVPEVNLGQNPIEVAEMLASDDRWLYAPLAFGYTNYSRAGFRPARLRYTDIPRGAAGVTGSLLGGAGIAVSARSSHLDEARAFAFWVSSAASQTGVYYDGGGQPGNAAAWTDDRLNADSLDFFRGTRATLEGAYLRPRSTGYIDYQDSMSPLVTQALRGELSDATLVRRLNDAAADLLAD; encoded by the coding sequence ATGAGCGTGTTGCGCGGTATCACCTGGGAGCACCCCCGCGGCTACGACTGCATGGTCGCCGCCGCCCGTCAGTACGCCGAGCTGGTGCCGGGCACCAGCATCCAGTGGGAGTTCCGCTCGTTGCAGGCGTTCGCGGATGCGCCCATCGAGCGTCTCGCCGCCGACTTCGACCTGCTCGTGATCGACCACCCGCACATTCCCGAGGCCGCGGAGGGCGGCCACTTCGCCCGGCTCGACGGCGTGGGCTTCGACGCCGAACTGGCCGAGCTGGCCGGGCAGTCCGTGGGGCGCTCGCACGAGAGCTACGCGCACCGGGGACACCAGTACGCCCTGGCCAGCGACGCCGCCGCCCAGGTGTCGGTGTACCGCCCCGACCTGCTGGCCGAGCCGCCGCGGGAGTGGGGCGCCGTGCTCGAACTCGCCCGCGAGGGCCGGGTGCTTTGGCCGCTCAAGCCCATCGACTCGTTCTCCAGCCTGGTGACCATGGCCGCCAACGCCGGCACCCCGCCGGCCGTCGTGCCTGGGGAATTCCTGGCCGCCGAGCAGCTGCTGCCGGTGCTCGAGCTCCTGCACGAGATCGCGGCCCTGGTGCCCGAGGTCAACCTCGGCCAGAACCCCATCGAGGTCGCCGAGATGCTCGCCAGCGACGACCGCTGGCTGTACGCACCGCTCGCGTTCGGGTACACCAACTACTCCCGCGCCGGCTTCCGGCCGGCCCGGCTGCGCTACACCGACATCCCGCGCGGCGCAGCCGGCGTCACCGGGTCGCTGCTCGGCGGGGCGGGCATCGCGGTCTCCGCCCGCTCCAGCCACCTCGACGAGGCCCGCGCCTTCGCCTTCTGGGTGTCGTCGGCCGCGAGTCAGACCGGGGTGTACTACGACGGCGGCGGGCAGCCAGGCAACGCGGCGGCGTGGACCGACGACAGGCTCAACGCCGACTCGCTCGACTTCTTCCGCGGCACCCGGGCCACCCTCGAGGGCGCCTACCTGCGCCCGCGGTCCACCGGGTACATCGACTACCAGGACTCGATGTCACCCCTGGTGACCCAGGCCCTGCGGGGCGAGCTCAGCGACGCCACCCTGGTGCGGCGCCTCAACGATGCCGCCGCCGACCTGCTCGCCGACTGA
- a CDS encoding MaoC family dehydratase, with the protein MHTIDRWFEDYAVGESRASVGRTITETDVVMHAGQTGDFFPHHMDAEWTKTQPFGQRIAHGTLVMSVAVGMTAGDINPQAMSYGYDRVRFIKPVFIGDTITVTAEISEKSDHQRRPEQSGYVHELVTVTNQHGEVVLVLTHLYLVGKRP; encoded by the coding sequence ATGCACACCATCGACCGCTGGTTCGAGGACTACGCCGTCGGCGAGAGCCGCGCCTCCGTGGGCCGCACGATCACCGAAACGGATGTGGTGATGCACGCCGGCCAGACCGGCGACTTCTTTCCGCACCACATGGACGCCGAGTGGACCAAGACCCAACCGTTCGGCCAGCGCATCGCGCACGGCACCCTGGTGATGTCGGTGGCGGTGGGCATGACCGCCGGCGACATCAACCCGCAGGCCATGAGTTACGGCTACGACCGGGTGCGCTTCATCAAGCCGGTCTTCATCGGCGACACCATCACCGTCACCGCCGAGATCAGCGAGAAGAGCGACCACCAGCGGCGCCCCGAGCAGAGCGGATACGTGCACGAACTGGTCACCGTGACCAATCAGCACGGCGAGGTGGTGCTCGTTCTCACCCACCTCTACCTGGTGGGAAAGCGCCCGTAG
- a CDS encoding LacI family DNA-binding transcriptional regulator produces MVTLSDVAARAGVSVSAVSRVLSDAPSARVSEHTRQRIKEIAAELDYRPNFAGRALKLARSNVIALIVPDLTNAVFTELMEGVEDEALANDYLVLLGRAEGMQPGGDTIRKLIGEGRVDGLLVQLADTVTPADVQQLVDGPAPVVFINSIEPGHSGSVALQDALGARLGTQHLIDLGHRRIGLVGGSPSSYTAQQRRAGFLATLADAGLTARPDHLLDLGYAPEDGKRGLETIMATPDPPTAVFVANVNAAIGVLSAARTLGIRVPQDLSVAAMHDAWTVENSWPPLTTVKMPLYDLGRRGFRAIHDRLLGREVADIVVDDRPPELILRESTAPPSR; encoded by the coding sequence ATGGTTACTCTCAGCGACGTTGCGGCCCGTGCGGGCGTCTCAGTCTCGGCCGTGTCCCGGGTACTCAGCGACGCGCCATCCGCCCGGGTGAGCGAGCACACCCGGCAGCGCATCAAGGAGATCGCCGCCGAGTTGGACTACCGGCCCAACTTCGCCGGGCGCGCGCTCAAACTGGCCCGCAGCAACGTCATCGCCCTGATCGTGCCCGACCTCACCAACGCTGTGTTCACCGAGCTGATGGAGGGCGTCGAGGACGAGGCGCTGGCCAACGACTACCTGGTGCTGCTGGGCCGGGCCGAGGGCATGCAACCCGGCGGCGACACGATCCGCAAGCTCATCGGCGAGGGAAGGGTGGACGGCCTGCTGGTGCAGCTGGCCGACACGGTCACGCCCGCCGACGTGCAGCAGCTGGTCGATGGGCCGGCCCCGGTGGTGTTCATCAACTCCATCGAACCCGGCCACTCCGGGTCGGTGGCCCTGCAGGACGCGCTCGGAGCACGGCTGGGCACCCAGCATCTGATCGACCTCGGCCACCGCCGCATCGGTCTGGTCGGCGGTTCGCCGTCGAGCTACACGGCCCAGCAGCGCCGGGCCGGGTTCCTCGCCACCCTCGCCGACGCGGGTCTGACGGCCCGCCCGGACCACCTCCTCGATCTCGGCTATGCACCCGAGGACGGCAAGCGCGGTCTCGAGACGATCATGGCCACGCCTGACCCGCCCACTGCGGTGTTCGTGGCCAACGTGAACGCCGCGATCGGCGTGCTCTCGGCCGCCCGCACCCTGGGCATCCGGGTGCCCCAAGACCTCTCCGTGGCCGCCATGCACGACGCCTGGACCGTGGAGAACAGCTGGCCCCCGCTGACGACGGTGAAGATGCCGCTCTACGACCTCGGCCGGCGCGGCTTCCGGGCCATCCACGATCGCCTGCTCGGCCGCGAGGTGGCCGACATCGTGGTGGACGACCGGCCGCCGGAGCTGATCCTGCGCGAGTCCACCGCGCCGCCGTCCCGCTGA
- a CDS encoding L-rhamnose mutarotase: MTTVALHTRLLAGKEADYDRIHAVIPTELDAALRDAGVHGWTIYRSGRELFHLVECDDYAAMRAFLRDHPANIPWQARMDELLEVGDDYSGSDTGISLVWALPAEPAR, from the coding sequence ATGACGACAGTTGCCCTGCATACCCGGCTCCTGGCCGGCAAGGAAGCGGATTACGACCGCATCCATGCCGTGATCCCCACCGAGCTCGATGCGGCCCTGCGGGACGCGGGCGTGCACGGCTGGACCATCTACCGATCCGGCCGGGAGCTCTTCCACCTGGTGGAGTGCGACGATTACGCCGCCATGCGGGCGTTCCTGCGGGACCACCCCGCGAACATCCCCTGGCAGGCGCGGATGGACGAACTGCTCGAGGTCGGTGACGACTATTCGGGCTCGGACACCGGCATCTCGCTGGTCTGGGCGCTGCCGGCGGAGCCGGCCCGGTGA
- a CDS encoding amidohydrolase family protein, producing the protein MTAPIVIDAHQHVWDLTRARYGWLGPDVPQINRTIEMAELLPQLSTSGVQATVLVQSADNAEDSDYMFDVAAQHDAVVGVVAWLPLDRAAEAADRLAALQQNPLFVGVRSLIHDLPDPDWLLRPEVDEGLALLEAADVPFDLVAVLPRHLELVPILSERHPGLRIVIDHLGKPPLGDADPEPWRSLIRIAAANPRVFGKVSGLYPPAGPGTAAATEQLRPVVDHVLEVFSPDRLMYGGDWPISVLFGGYSAVHGDLAGVLADLDPRERGRVWGETAREFYRLDDSRGAAATAVTVE; encoded by the coding sequence GTGACCGCGCCGATCGTGATCGACGCCCACCAGCACGTCTGGGACCTCACCCGGGCCCGCTACGGCTGGCTGGGGCCCGACGTGCCGCAGATCAACCGCACCATCGAGATGGCCGAGCTGCTCCCGCAGCTGTCCACAAGCGGTGTGCAGGCGACGGTCCTCGTGCAATCGGCCGACAACGCCGAGGACAGCGACTATATGTTCGACGTGGCCGCTCAGCACGACGCGGTGGTGGGGGTTGTGGCCTGGCTGCCGCTGGACCGCGCCGCCGAGGCGGCCGACAGGCTCGCCGCGCTGCAGCAGAACCCGCTCTTCGTGGGTGTGCGCTCGCTCATCCACGACCTGCCCGACCCCGACTGGCTGCTCCGCCCCGAGGTCGACGAGGGGCTGGCCCTGCTCGAGGCCGCCGACGTGCCCTTCGACCTCGTGGCCGTGCTGCCCCGGCATCTGGAACTCGTGCCGATCCTCTCCGAACGCCACCCCGGCCTGCGGATCGTGATCGACCACCTGGGGAAGCCGCCGCTGGGCGATGCCGATCCCGAACCGTGGCGCAGCCTGATCCGCATCGCGGCGGCGAACCCCCGGGTGTTCGGCAAGGTATCCGGGCTCTACCCGCCAGCGGGGCCGGGCACCGCGGCGGCGACCGAGCAGCTCCGGCCGGTGGTCGACCACGTGCTCGAGGTCTTCTCTCCGGATCGTCTGATGTATGGCGGTGACTGGCCCATTTCGGTGCTCTTCGGCGGCTACTCGGCCGTGCACGGCGACCTGGCCGGCGTGCTCGCCGACCTCGACCCCCGGGAGCGGGGCAGGGTCTGGGGAGAGACGGCCCGCGAGTTCTACCGGTTGGACGATTCCCGGGGGGCTGCCGCGACCGCAGTGACGGTCGAATAG
- a CDS encoding ABC transporter substrate-binding protein — protein MQTSFVPKRGFPRLATAIGVSLAMVALAGCSAGGNGTASQVEQTDTGGAVTVWVDPPRVPAAEAFKAANPDMDFEYVQIDGTVGGKTLQQQFAQFNQAGKGWPDAIFFPSNDDIAWASGAQINYTADLTESLSDVIDGYDPAVIAPCDIDGKIVCLRNDAAPDVFWYNKTFFTENGYTLPTTWEEYADLAVKIAAEHPGKISGFLGDAYAPDRYLWASGCPTNDRVSETEVHINLDDPNCVRAKDLLTTLTEGKAVSSLGIFDADAATVGPELVMSPGAVWWGDYLFNQTWKIPAGNMSAVAPLTWEGESTPATGNEGGGLWGVSSHITGKQLENTLKFATFVATDPAWQVDLTTGLPGYGPVQDDWIAKQAGAGYFADNDTTFAAFKEATTYVQGDHAYMLYNTGGIWAETITPALVSGGSIEDAWATFGTELNNQAKSFGYTVTTE, from the coding sequence GTGCAGACATCATTTGTTCCTAAAAGAGGTTTCCCCCGGCTGGCGACCGCGATCGGCGTATCGCTCGCGATGGTGGCCCTGGCCGGCTGCAGCGCGGGCGGCAACGGAACCGCATCCCAGGTCGAGCAGACCGACACCGGCGGCGCCGTCACGGTCTGGGTCGACCCGCCCCGGGTGCCCGCCGCCGAGGCGTTCAAAGCTGCCAACCCCGACATGGACTTCGAGTACGTGCAGATCGACGGCACCGTCGGAGGCAAGACCCTGCAGCAGCAGTTCGCGCAGTTCAACCAGGCCGGCAAGGGCTGGCCCGACGCGATCTTCTTCCCCTCCAACGACGACATCGCCTGGGCGAGCGGGGCGCAGATCAACTACACCGCCGACCTGACCGAGTCGCTCTCCGACGTGATCGACGGCTACGACCCTGCCGTGATCGCCCCCTGCGACATCGACGGCAAGATCGTGTGCCTGCGCAACGACGCCGCCCCCGACGTGTTCTGGTACAACAAGACCTTCTTCACCGAGAACGGGTACACCCTGCCCACCACGTGGGAGGAATACGCCGACCTGGCCGTGAAGATCGCCGCCGAACACCCCGGCAAGATCAGCGGGTTCCTCGGCGACGCCTACGCCCCGGACCGGTACCTCTGGGCCAGCGGATGCCCCACCAACGACCGGGTGAGCGAGACCGAGGTGCACATCAACCTCGATGACCCGAACTGCGTGCGGGCCAAGGACCTGCTGACCACCCTCACCGAGGGCAAGGCCGTCTCGTCGCTGGGCATCTTCGACGCCGACGCCGCCACCGTCGGACCTGAGCTCGTGATGAGCCCCGGCGCCGTGTGGTGGGGCGACTACCTGTTCAACCAGACTTGGAAGATCCCGGCCGGCAACATGTCGGCCGTGGCTCCGCTCACCTGGGAGGGCGAGTCCACCCCGGCGACGGGCAACGAGGGCGGCGGCCTGTGGGGCGTCTCCAGCCACATCACCGGCAAGCAGCTCGAGAACACCCTCAAGTTCGCCACCTTCGTGGCCACCGACCCGGCCTGGCAGGTCGACCTCACGACCGGACTGCCCGGCTACGGCCCGGTGCAGGACGACTGGATCGCCAAGCAGGCCGGTGCGGGCTACTTCGCCGACAACGACACCACCTTCGCGGCGTTCAAGGAAGCCACCACCTACGTGCAGGGCGACCACGCCTACATGCTCTACAACACCGGCGGCATCTGGGCCGAGACGATCACCCCGGCCCTCGTGTCCGGCGGCAGCATCGAGGACGCCTGGGCAACCTTCGGCACCGAACTGAACAACCAGGCGAAGTCGTTCGGCTACACCGTCACCACCGAGTAG